Genomic DNA from Clostridium sp. BJN0013:
TTAAAGATCCATTGGATATGCTCTGGGAAAATATAATAATTCAGTATACGGCCATAGCAAGATCCCAGAGAATTATGGATGTTAAGAGTAAGGAAGAAATGATTAAGGAACTTAAAAAATCCAAGGTTAAGACTAAAGGTAGAAGTACAGAGAAAACTTTCACCAATGAATCAGAGAAAGAATTGGAATATGAGTTTCAATTTGCATGGGACAGGCAAGCCACATTTCTTAAAGCTCAATCAAGGGCAATGTCAGAATTAAGGAGTTTGATTAAGCAGCATGACGAGATGGTTCATAACAACCCAGATATGGCAACAGAAGAACAAAGGTTGAGGATGGAAAAACTTAGGACTGAGATAGAGAAGGTTAAAAATCCTGACGATAACAAGCCTATAGAAATAATGATAAAAAGAAAAAGTGTTGAATAATGCTTATAGAAAAAGAGGTAAATCCTAGTTTTGAAGACTTTATTTTTGATTGGAACCATAAATTCTATTTTTTAGTTGGAGGGTATGGAAGTTCTAAGAGTTATCATGTGGCATTGAAATTAATTCTAAAGTTGCTTAAAGAAAAAAGAACTGCATTAGTAGTAAGAGAGGTATTTGATACAATAAGAGACAGCTGCTATTCTCTTCTTGAGGAAATAGTAACAGACATGGGGCTTGATGATAGAATCAAATTTACAGCTTCACCAATGCAGGTTAGATTTCCTAATGGTTCTAAAATAATATTTAAAGGTATGGATAAACCTTCAAAGCTAAAGTCTATAAACAATGTTTCTATAGTATGGATTGAAGAATGTTCAGAGGTCAAATATGAGGGATTCAAAGAACTTCTAGGACGTCTAAGGCATCCAAGCTTATCATTGCATATGATACTTTCGACTAATCCTGTAAGCAAGGATAACTGGACATACAAGCACTTCTTTAAAAATGAAAAGAAGAAAATATTCATACTTGATGATGAGGAGCTTTACAAAAAAAGAATAGTTGTAAGAAATAACACTTATTATCATCACTCACTGGCAGATGATAATTTATTTTTACCTAAGAGTTATATAGAGCAGCTAGAAGAATTAAAAACTTATGATATTGATTTATACAGGATAGCCAGAAAAGGCAGATTCGGTATAAATGGTAGAAGGGTACTCCCACAATTTGAAGTTAGGCCACACTATGAAGTGCTTCAAGCTATAGGGAATATAAAAAATCCGATTAGGAGGGTTGGCTTTGACTTTGCGTTTGAAGATTCTTACAATGCTTTATTAAGGTTAGCTGTGGACGATAAAGAAAAGATACTTTATATTTACTGGGAATACTACAAAAATCAAATGACAGATGATAGAACTGCCATTGAAATAGCTGAATTTAAAGATACACAGGAACAAATCAATGCAGATTCAGCCGAACCCAAGACAATCAAATATTATAGACAGCAAGGTTTTAATATTAGAGGAGCTAAAAAGTTTCCAGGGTCCAGGCTGCAGAATACCAAGAAGGTTAAAAGATTTAAGAAAATTATATGTTCAGAGAATTGTACTAATACCGTAGATGAATTAAAGGACTTGACTTATGCTGTAGATAAAAATGGTGAAATTATAGAAGATGAATTTAACATAGATCCTCATACATTTAGTGCTATATGGTACGGATTAGATGGTTATGAGGTTGCTGATATTAAAGAACAAAAGTATGCAGATAGTGTTTATGAAAAAGGAAAAGGTGTAATTAAAAATACATCTGAAGATCCTTACAATAGGAGAGGAGGTGCAGTATTCTAGTGGAAAGTAGTGAAGAAAGACAAGTAAGGACAATAAGAGATACATTGTTAAATCTACCTGACAATGAGATAGTTGAGAGAAGAAAAGTAAGAAGGAATTATATCTTTTATAAGGGAAAATCCGTAGATTTTGAGAGAGCTAAAAATGATCCCATGTTATATGGTCAAAACTGGCCGACAGATGATAACTGTGATTATAAACCTACGCAGGATATAAGAAATAAGGTAAAGCCTCTTCTCAGGAAGCAGGCAAGATGGATGTTTGGGAAGGAACCTACCATAATATTTAAACCAGATGACTTTAAAGACAAAGACAAGTGTGAAGATCTAAGAAAATTCGTAGAGGATATTTTTGAAAATAATAACTTCTGGAATAATACAAGAAAGGCTTTTTTAGAATCTACGGTAAAAAAGAGGGTACTGCTTAGGGTAGAAGCTAATCCAGGACAACCTTTAGTGCTGAAGTATGAAACTATAGAAAATTTTTATTATAAAGAAAAGAATGGAGTTCTGTTAAAGGTTGTGTTCTTTGAAGAGGATGAACTTAATGTATACAGGGAAGCTGATACAGATAAAATTTATTACCTTCACACCTATTACTATAAAGTCAATGAGAATTCAAAAGAAAGGCAGGCGTGGTATAAGAAAGAAACCTATAAAAATACAGACCTGCAGGAAGGACTTACAATAGATATTGACACTGGATTTACTACTATACCCTGCTGGCTTATTAAAAATGGTGGGGAACTTAATGATTCTTTCGGAGAATCTGATGTTACTGAACTAGAAGATGCTCAAAACCAATATAACAGAAGAATATCGGATTTTGCAGATGCATTGAGGTTTCAACTATTTGGCTCAGAAGTTGTGATTGATGGTGATGAAGATGATGTAAATAAATTCACTATAGCTCCTAATGCACTACATGCAGTAAAAACCAGAGGTGAACTTGTAGAAAATGGGGGACAAGCTGCAGTTCAAAGAATGGAATACAATATAGGAAATTCTGATGCAATAGAATCTTACCTGGACAGGACAGAAAGGGATATGAATTTTGCACTGGATATGCCTAAGTTATCAGACTTGAATAATATACCCTCTGCTAAAGCTATGATTTATCTTTATAATGATTTGATAGCTAGGTGTGAGGAAAAGTGGAATGACTGGGAAAGGCCCTTATTAGCATTAATCAATTTTATTATTGAAGTGGCTCCAGTATGCTATAAAGGTATATTTAACTCTCAATGGTTGGGTATAAAGTATACGACCATCTTCAAGCATAATTACCCTCTCCCTTCTGATGATGATGAAAAGAAAAAGACTGCCATTTCAGAAGTTGAAGCTGATGTAAGGTCAAGAAAATCGTATATTAAAGAATTTAGTGACGAGGAAGATGATGAAAAAGCTTTCAATGAAATACTTGAGGAGAAAACACAATTGAGTAATGCAGAAGATTCATTTACTGAAGGATTGAATAGTGAATTAAACAATAATGTTGATAATAATTTGAGAACTGGTGAATAGTTATGAATGAATATGAAAAAAGAGTTCTCCAGGCAAGAAAAGAATTTATTGACCTGAATTTTCAGCAGGAAAAAGAACTTTTTAATATTTACAAGTATGCAGGGGATAAACTTATAGATGAAATTTTAAGTATGCCAGATTCCAGAACCAGGTATCATAAAATAGAACAATATAAAATAATCAATGAGTACAGAACAGAACTTTATTATAATCTCAATAAAACCATTGAAAATAATGTCCGGAAAAGTTCTGATATACAAAAAGGTGTACAGCTTAGCTTTGTAGACATGATTTCACCTGATGAAGCCACAAATAAAACTTTAAAGAGGACTATAACCAAGGTATCAAGTGATACTGTAAAGCAGCTTATAGCAGGTAATTATTATAAAGATGGAAAGACATTAAGTAAAAGATTATGGAACATAACTGGTGATAATGGCAGTAAAATTGACATGATTATAAAAGCCAATATAGCCAAAGGTGCCAATGTTAAAGAACTTGCTGCAGAGCTGGATAAATATATTAACCTTAAAAATCGTATTACTCCTAAGACCTTTGCTGATGGACTAGGCGGAGACAATATATCGTATCAAGCTAGAAGGTTAGCGAGGACCAGTATAACTCATGCACAGACTGAAACATTGATTCAAAATGCAATAAGGAATCCTTTCTGCAAGGAGCTTAAGTGGAATTTAAGTGCCAGTCATTTTTCACGTATGCATGGGAAAAGTGATATATGTGATTTTTATGATGGCAAGGTATTTAAACCTGAAAATTTACCACTGCAGCACCCAAATTGCCTATGTTATATGACAGAAGTTATTGAAGAACTTAATAAGTGCATTGAAACCATGAAAGACTGGGGTAAAGGTAAAGTTAGTCCTGAAATTAAATCTAATATAGATGAATGGGTTGATAGCAAAAAGTATCCCGGTATTCAAACTAAGAGTAATTATGATACTGATACCGGAACAATTGATATAAAAGTTCGTGGAGGGGAACCTACTACTAATTCTGACGAATTGGAGAAAATACAAAAGTATAAACCTCCACTAGCTAAAAGGCACAGGCTTCAATCCATAGGTAGAAATTCTAATCCAAAGGATAAGACCACAATAATACTTCCATATGTTGATTACAATAAAGATATTGAAGATATAAAGAAAGGATTGTATAATAAAGTAAATGATACCTTTAAAGTTAACGGAAGAGTATATGGTTATCATGGTGATAGATTTTATCCTATAAGTGGTGATGGTTTCATAACATTAGATAGGAATGAATATAAAATATTAATTAAGATGAAAACTGAAAGTAAAAACCCGAGACTTAGAGAATTTTTAATGAGAATGGGAGCTACAGAAGAAATAATCCAAAAAATATCAAACATTTTGAAGGCAGGTGAAGGGGATAATGGATAGTAGAGAACTTTTTAGTAAAAGAAAATTAGCAGATGATGAATTGATAAGAGCAGCAGTGAAAATATTAAAAGTTGAAACCAAAGATGTGTTAATAGTTAATGAAGTCAACGACTGGTTAAAAAGAGATAAGCAATCCATTGTTTTCGAGTATACCGGACTTCTTGATGAAGAAGATACAGATGATTATATTGGCTATTATTATTACAGCATATATTTTTATAAAGACGAATTTCTAAGTAGGTTAAAACAATTGGAAAAAGAATTTAATACAGAAATAATTGTTACGATTTAATAAGCACTTGCTAATTTAGAATAGTAGGTGCTTTTATTTTGCAAAAAGTGAGGAGGGAAAAAATGCATCACTACATTACAAAATATGAGGAAAATGGGAAAAGATATGCAGAGGCATGGATACAAATTAATATATTTAATTTATGTCTATGTATGTGGAAAAAGAAAATAGAGGTTTAATTACTTTGTAAAAAGTTAAGGAGTGGGAGCTAATGGATAAAGATAAAATAAATACCGAGTTAGACCAACAAATTGAAAATCTAGCATATTTAAAATCATTAGCAGATGAATATTTAGATAATCAAGAGATAAAGCCAATTGAGTATTTAAATATAGTTGCTGAACTGTATAAATTGAAATTTGATTTACTAAAAATTAAGTGGAAAGTTTAAAGGGATAAAGTTAATCATTTAATAGAGAAAAACAAGGAGGATTAAAATAATGCCAAAATTAAGTGAAATATTAGGAGAAGAAACTTTTAAAACTCTTCCAGAAGAGATTAAAAGTAAGTATAAGGATACTGATTTTGTAAATAGTTCTGACTATGTACCAAAATCTAAATTTGACCAGGTGGATAGTCAGGCTAAAGAATATAAGAAGCAGGTAGGGGACAGAGATAAGCAAATTTCTGATTTGAAAGAACAGTACAAGGACGTTGATGGCTTGAAAGAAAAGGTTACTGAACTAGAAACTGCCAATAAGACTCAAAAGGAAGAATATGAAAAGCAGCTAGGGGATATAGCTTTTAACAATGCTTTAGAAAAAGGCTTAGGAGCTTATAGTGTTAAGGATAAGAAGTTAGTTATGGCACTTATTGATAAGGATAAACTTAAGGTTGATGGGGATAACATCATAGGACTTAAGGAACAGATAGAACCACTTCAAAAATCCCATGAATATCTCTTTGAAAAAGAAATTAAGGGAACAGGTGCTTTTAGTACAGGTGGTGGAGATCCAAAACCGGGGGATGTAACTAATTTTGCAACAGAGTTAGGTAAGAAAAAAGCAGAGGTTTTAAAAGCAAAAGGATTACAAGATTTTGCTAAATAATAAAAAGGAGATGTGAAATATAATGAGGCAATCAAGTTATACATTAGGAGCAAAACAAAATAAATTGAGATTAATTGCAGGGGATCATTTTATATCGCTTCCATTAAAAATAAGAAAAGGTGACGTGAAAACACTCTTGGATTCCAATGAGGTACTATTAGCTGGAACTTTAATAACCGAAGATGGAAAGCTGGTAACTTCAACTACCACAACTACAGATGTATGGGGAGTGGTATACCAGGATGTGAGTTTCAAAGGGTCTATGTCACCCACAGCTAACGCAGATGATGCAACAGAAGTAGTACCGATATTTGTGCATGGAGCTCTATATGAATCAGCAGTCAAATTTAATGCAGATGATGCCATTAAGGCTGTAGAAAAAGCTGCACTAAAACTAATTATATTTGGAGAATAGAAGGAGGAATTTAGGACATGAACTTAAGTGATTATATAAACTCAAAAAACATTGCCCTTTATGTTAAAGAACTGCCTGCAGAAGCTACAGTTGATAAAGTATTGTTTCCGGCAAAGAAAGTTACTGGAACTAAACTTGAAATGGCCAAAGGTGCTAAGAAAAAAGCAGTTGCTTTAAGGATGAGTACTTTTGATGCTGCTACGAAAATGAGGGCATTAAGTGCAGACTTGACAGTAAAGTCAAGAGAAATACCTTTCTTTAAAGAGGGTATGGGAATTGACGAG
This window encodes:
- the terS gene encoding phage terminase small subunit, which gives rise to MPRQRSPNRDKAKQMYLESGKTLLCKNIAKILNVSESQARNWKAQDNWDNKNKIAQSNGNSCATKRKKGGQPQNKNSKGHVSSVPKGNKNAESHGFFSKIFPPETMEVVQDIMVKDPLDMLWENIIIQYTAIARSQRIMDVKSKEEMIKELKKSKVKTKGRSTEKTFTNESEKELEYEFQFAWDRQATFLKAQSRAMSELRSLIKQHDEMVHNNPDMATEEQRLRMEKLRTEIEKVKNPDDNKPIEIMIKRKSVE
- a CDS encoding PBSX family phage terminase large subunit encodes the protein MLIEKEVNPSFEDFIFDWNHKFYFLVGGYGSSKSYHVALKLILKLLKEKRTALVVREVFDTIRDSCYSLLEEIVTDMGLDDRIKFTASPMQVRFPNGSKIIFKGMDKPSKLKSINNVSIVWIEECSEVKYEGFKELLGRLRHPSLSLHMILSTNPVSKDNWTYKHFFKNEKKKIFILDDEELYKKRIVVRNNTYYHHSLADDNLFLPKSYIEQLEELKTYDIDLYRIARKGRFGINGRRVLPQFEVRPHYEVLQAIGNIKNPIRRVGFDFAFEDSYNALLRLAVDDKEKILYIYWEYYKNQMTDDRTAIEIAEFKDTQEQINADSAEPKTIKYYRQQGFNIRGAKKFPGSRLQNTKKVKRFKKIICSENCTNTVDELKDLTYAVDKNGEIIEDEFNIDPHTFSAIWYGLDGYEVADIKEQKYADSVYEKGKGVIKNTSEDPYNRRGGAVF
- a CDS encoding phage portal protein, with the protein product MESSEERQVRTIRDTLLNLPDNEIVERRKVRRNYIFYKGKSVDFERAKNDPMLYGQNWPTDDNCDYKPTQDIRNKVKPLLRKQARWMFGKEPTIIFKPDDFKDKDKCEDLRKFVEDIFENNNFWNNTRKAFLESTVKKRVLLRVEANPGQPLVLKYETIENFYYKEKNGVLLKVVFFEEDELNVYREADTDKIYYLHTYYYKVNENSKERQAWYKKETYKNTDLQEGLTIDIDTGFTTIPCWLIKNGGELNDSFGESDVTELEDAQNQYNRRISDFADALRFQLFGSEVVIDGDEDDVNKFTIAPNALHAVKTRGELVENGGQAAVQRMEYNIGNSDAIESYLDRTERDMNFALDMPKLSDLNNIPSAKAMIYLYNDLIARCEEKWNDWERPLLALINFIIEVAPVCYKGIFNSQWLGIKYTTIFKHNYPLPSDDDEKKKTAISEVEADVRSRKSYIKEFSDEEDDEKAFNEILEEKTQLSNAEDSFTEGLNSELNNNVDNNLRTGE
- a CDS encoding phage scaffolding protein; translation: MPKLSEILGEETFKTLPEEIKSKYKDTDFVNSSDYVPKSKFDQVDSQAKEYKKQVGDRDKQISDLKEQYKDVDGLKEKVTELETANKTQKEEYEKQLGDIAFNNALEKGLGAYSVKDKKLVMALIDKDKLKVDGDNIIGLKEQIEPLQKSHEYLFEKEIKGTGAFSTGGGDPKPGDVTNFATELGKKKAEVLKAKGLQDFAK